ATATAAATTCTAGCGCATATCTCATAAAAATCAGCCATACATTATAGGAAGTAGGGCAAAACTCATATATTTTCGTCTAGTATTTTTTGCATTTTGGCTCTTGTTATCTCTATCCAGTCTTCATTTGATGTATCTACTAAGTCCATATAGATAACTTTTACTTCGCCTTTGCTAAAAGAGAAATTTTTTGTATCTAGTATCTTTCTTGAATTTACTATAACTATCGGTTGAACTTTTAAATTTAGTTTAGAAACGATAATCTTAGCGCCGCTATGAAATTTTAAAAGTTTATCGCCTTTACCTCTAGTACCTTCTGGGAACATTGCTACCACGCGACCGTTTTGGATGCGATCTTTTACGTCTTTTACAAGTGTCGTGATAGATCTTGGATTATTTCTATCGATAGGGATCATTTTTGGTATGGTTAAAATCTTGCCTAGTATAGGTATATCGCCGATCTCTTTTTTGGCTATCCATGATAAATTTGCAGGATGTATATCTTCTAAAACAATGATATCTAGCATACTTTGATGGTTCATGATGACTAAATTTGCATCTTTATTTGGGGTTCCTGTGATCTGCATTTTATAACCCATAAAATATCTTTGTGCTTTAGCCCATTTTCTTCTGATCTCTCTGTGATGTTTGTTGAACATCCACATCAAAATTACTACTATAGCTATGCTTATTACTAGCTCTATCGCGATTAAGATAGTTTTTATTTTATTTAATATCTTCATTTTTTACCCATCCGATATTTTTATTTTCTAACAATATTTTAGTATATTTATCGTTTTTAGACATAACTTTTACAGATTGAGGTTTGTCTGATATGTAAAATATAGTAGAATTATTTGTAGGCAGTATCTTGACTTCTGAGTTTGCTTTTAGCGTCGCGTCGCTAAAAGGTTTGTTATCATAAAATGAGTAAATTCCAAAAACTATTGCTATGATTAAAGAATAATAGCTTTTTTTAAAGATAAAAAATAGTAAAAATATAACGATAAGTGAATATATAGTTATATCCTTATAAAGCTCAAACTCACTTTCTTTGGGGTTTAGATTTACTTGAGTACTTAGATCATCATCTTGCACATCAACATCAAGATTAAATTTTTTAAATTCATCTTCTTTTAAATTGTAGTAGCTAAACTCTATAGATTTTATCTTGTTGTTTGCAATTATAAAGTAGCTTCCGGTTTGGTTATTGTAATCGCCTTTTATGGATTCTATGCCTTGTTTTTGAAAGTTTGAAGGTATAAAAAATGAGCTGAGATTGCCATTTTTTATCTCAAGTTCTAATGTTATTAGATTATTTTCATCATCAAATTTAGAACTTTTTACTTTTTTAACTTCTAGATTATCAGCTACAGTATTTGAGAAATTCTCTTCTTGTTTTAGATTTTTTATAAGCGGAAGCTTAGGCTTTATACTTGCTTTTTGAAAAAAATTACCATTTCTATTTAGTATTAATGTGATATCTTCGATATTTGCAGACTCTTTATTTGCTTCAAACCAAAGAGTTGTATTATACACGCCTTTTTTACTCTGTATCCAGTTTGGTTTTGGATTTAGCCATGATATATCATTTGCATTTATGCTAAGATTTAGATCAAAAGCGAGATTGTGCCCTGTGTCTGCTTTTAGATCTAAGCTAAAAATTTGATGGACATATACAGATTTTTTTATTTTAGAAACCGACATTTTAGTTTCATTAGGCTCTATATTTTCATAAATTTGAGTTCCAATGGCGTTGTAGTCTGGTTCGTCTGTCGGCGCTATCTTTTTTATATCATCTATATTTATCGTTTTCTTTTGTGGTGTGTTTTGCTCACCCACCATATCAAACACACTTACTTCATCTCTAGCAAAAATAAAGCAGACAAGCAAAACGATTAAAGAAATACTCTTTAACAAACTAGACCTTTTAGCATTTTCATCCCGTCAGTTCCTCCTAGGATTTCTTCTATGGCACGTTCTGGATGAGGCATAAGTCCAAAGATATTTTTTTCTTTGTTACAAATTCCTGCTATATTATCTATCGATCCATTTACGTTTATTAAATTTCCGTTCTCATCGCAGTATTTTAAAATAACTTGTTCGTTGTCGTATAGTCTTTTTAAGGTATCTTCATCGGTATAATAATTTCCCTCTCCGTGTGCTATGGGGATATTTACCACATCGTTATTAGCAAAATTTGATAGGAATTTATTGTTGTTTGAGATAACTTTTAGATGATGAAATTTACTTATAAAGCTCATATTTTCATTTCTTCTCATCGCGCCTTCTAAAAGTCTGGTCTCTAAAAGCATTTGAAAACCGTTGCATATACCTAAAACTAGTCCGCCTTTTTTAGCGTGAGCTACGACAGCACTCATCGCAGGACTAAATTTAGATATAGCTGCGGTTCTTAGATAATCTCCATAACTAAAACCGCCCGGTAAAACGATAAGATCTGCATTGATAGTAGTATCTTTATGCCATATTATTTGTGTTTGACAACCTAGTTTATCAAATGCGTATTTTGTATCTCTTTCGCAGTTCGTTCCTGGAAAATTTACGATAGCTACTTTCATTTTTAGCCTTTTATGATTTCGTAATCTTCTATGACCGTATTAGCTAATAGTTCTTCGCACATTGTTTTGATATCAGCATCACTGATGTCGTCTTTTAAATTTAGAACGATTTGTTTTCCGATTCTTACTTCATTTACGCCATCAAAACCGAGTGAGTTAAGAGCATGTTCTACAGCTTTTCCAGCAGGATCTAAAACTCCATTTTTTAAAAAGACGTTTATGATAACTTTCATAAAATAAAACCTTTCTTAAAATTTACTCAAGCGAGTCACAAGTCTGTTTATGCAAGTATGCGACGAAGAACTTCTTCATACGCGACTTTTACACTTCCTAGATCCTGTCTAAATCTATCTTTATCCATTTTTTCATTTGTTACAGCGTCCCAAAAACGACAACTATCAGGGCTTATTTCATCTGCAAGTAAGATATTTCCGTCTTTATCCACACCAAATTCAATCTTAAAATCGACTAATTTTAAACCTTTTTCTTTGAAAAATGGAAGCAGTATAGAGTTTATCTCTCTTCCTAAATGCTTCAATCTATCAAGATCATTTTCGCTTTTTACAAGATCCATGATAAGACAATGTTCGTCATTTACTAAAGGATCACCTAAAGCATCATCTTTATAATAAAACTCTACTAAAGTAAATGGCAAAATAGTTCCTTCTTTTATAGCAAGTCTTTTACTAAGACTACCGGTTGCTATGTTTCTTACTACAACTTCAAGTGGTATGATTTTGCATTTTTTTACGACTTGTTCTGTGTCGCTGATAGTTTCAACAAGTGCGGTTTGTATGCCTTTGCTTGTTAATAGTTTAAAAAGCGCAGTTGATATTTTGTTATTTAGTGCGCCTTTTCCGCTTTCGCTACCTTTTTTTTCTGCGTTAAATGCGGTTAGATCATCTTTAAACTCAGCTATCAACAAGTCATCATGTCCTACTACTGACCACATTTTTTTACCTTTACCCTCGTAAATCATCTCTGACTTTTGCATCATTTTCTCCTATTTGATGTTTTTTACTTTGATTGTATCGATTGCCGTTTTTAGTTGTATATCATCATAAATTTCTTTTTTTGTGATGATATTTTTATCGCTCTCATCTTTTTTATTACCTTTTTTTGGCTCAATCTTATCAAGCTCACTTTCTAAATGTTGCTTTAAGTCGCTTTCTTTGATATTAAATCCATTATCATCTTCAGTAGGCACTTTTCCAGGATATACTAAAACATCGGGTTTTACGCCAACTGCTTGGATAGTTCTGCTACTTGGAAGATAGTATCTAGCCACAGTTAGCCTTAAGGCTTCTTCATTGTCTATAGGCATGACTACTTGCACGCTTCCTTTTCCAAATGTATTTTCACCGACTACGACAGCGCGTTTTAGGTCTTGAAGAGCACCGCTTACTATCTCACTAGCACTTGCGCTACCGCCATTTACTAGTATGGCAA
The sequence above is a segment of the Campylobacter hyointestinalis subsp. lawsonii genome. Coding sequences within it:
- a CDS encoding lysophospholipid acyltransferase family protein — protein: MKILNKIKTILIAIELVISIAIVVILMWMFNKHHREIRRKWAKAQRYFMGYKMQITGTPNKDANLVIMNHQSMLDIIVLEDIHPANLSWIAKKEIGDIPILGKILTIPKMIPIDRNNPRSITTLVKDVKDRIQNGRVVAMFPEGTRGKGDKLLKFHSGAKIIVSKLNLKVQPIVIVNSRKILDTKNFSFSKGEVKVIYMDLVDTSNEDWIEITRAKMQKILDENI
- a CDS encoding SH3 domain-containing protein, with the translated sequence MLKSISLIVLLVCFIFARDEVSVFDMVGEQNTPQKKTINIDDIKKIAPTDEPDYNAIGTQIYENIEPNETKMSVSKIKKSVYVHQIFSLDLKADTGHNLAFDLNLSINANDISWLNPKPNWIQSKKGVYNTTLWFEANKESANIEDITLILNRNGNFFQKASIKPKLPLIKNLKQEENFSNTVADNLEVKKVKSSKFDDENNLITLELEIKNGNLSSFFIPSNFQKQGIESIKGDYNNQTGSYFIIANNKIKSIEFSYYNLKEDEFKKFNLDVDVQDDDLSTQVNLNPKESEFELYKDITIYSLIVIFLLFFIFKKSYYSLIIAIVFGIYSFYDNKPFSDATLKANSEVKILPTNNSTIFYISDKPQSVKVMSKNDKYTKILLENKNIGWVKNEDIK
- the purQ gene encoding phosphoribosylformylglycinamidine synthase subunit PurQ — protein: MKVAIVNFPGTNCERDTKYAFDKLGCQTQIIWHKDTTINADLIVLPGGFSYGDYLRTAAISKFSPAMSAVVAHAKKGGLVLGICNGFQMLLETRLLEGAMRRNENMSFISKFHHLKVISNNNKFLSNFANNDVVNIPIAHGEGNYYTDEDTLKRLYDNEQVILKYCDENGNLINVNGSIDNIAGICNKEKNIFGLMPHPERAIEEILGGTDGMKMLKGLVC
- the purS gene encoding phosphoribosylformylglycinamidine synthase subunit PurS encodes the protein MKVIINVFLKNGVLDPAGKAVEHALNSLGFDGVNEVRIGKQIVLNLKDDISDADIKTMCEELLANTVIEDYEIIKG
- the purC gene encoding phosphoribosylaminoimidazolesuccinocarboxamide synthase, producing MQKSEMIYEGKGKKMWSVVGHDDLLIAEFKDDLTAFNAEKKGSESGKGALNNKISTALFKLLTSKGIQTALVETISDTEQVVKKCKIIPLEVVVRNIATGSLSKRLAIKEGTILPFTLVEFYYKDDALGDPLVNDEHCLIMDLVKSENDLDRLKHLGREINSILLPFFKEKGLKLVDFKIEFGVDKDGNILLADEISPDSCRFWDAVTNEKMDKDRFRQDLGSVKVAYEEVLRRILA